The following coding sequences are from one Arvicanthis niloticus isolate mArvNil1 chromosome 14, mArvNil1.pat.X, whole genome shotgun sequence window:
- the LOC143434425 gene encoding LOW QUALITY PROTEIN: endogenous Bornavirus-like nucleoprotein 1 (The sequence of the model RefSeq protein was modified relative to this genomic sequence to represent the inferred CDS: inserted 1 base in 1 codon) — protein MDPHPGIGKKRDIEINALSMLNHEYRAKFHPATAGLIFMCYLISGLWEALSTAGWLQANYAQIQDSHGDNKEIRPAVGNLQLTFNMYQPSAAVDWLNSQPWVGSLLLGLLPTQFKSPAKDHMEQIHMVASYVMMXTYVMIKQYLDQCMDETMPYCGLQHVQDMLHRSEVNQEESSVECHRFYSRCSED, from the exons ATGGACCCTCATCCAGGcattggaaagaaaagagacataGAGATCAATGCATTGTCCATGCTCAACCATGAATACAGGGCAAAATTCCACCCAGCTACTGCCGGCCTAATATTCATGTGCTATTTGATTTCAGGATTATGGGAGGCATTATCCACTGCAGGA TGGCTCCAAGCAAATTACGCACAGATTCAAGACTCTCATGGTGACAATAAGGAAATCCGGCCGGCCGTGGGGAATCTGCAACTCACCTTTAACATGTATCAGCCAAGTGCTGCTGTGGACTGGCTCAACTCACAACCTTGGGTTGGAAGTCTGCTCCTTGGCCTCTTGCCAACTCAGTTTAAATCCCCTGCTAAAGACCATATGGAGCAAATTCATATGGTGGCATCATATGTGATGA TCACTTATGTGATGATTAAACAATACTTAGATCAATGTATGGATGAGACAATGCCTTACTGCGGGTTGCAA caTGTCCAAGACATGCTTCATAGAAGTGAAGTAAACCAGGAAGAGAGCTCTGTAGAGTGCCATCGCTTTTACTCTCGTTGCTCAGAGGATTAG